From Pseudorca crassidens isolate mPseCra1 chromosome 15, mPseCra1.hap1, whole genome shotgun sequence, one genomic window encodes:
- the BFAR gene encoding bifunctional apoptosis regulator, with protein MEESPQNDLNMTSLEEEDPLQSSSPRISVREFSCHCCYDILVNPTTLNCGHSFCRHCLALWWASSKKTECPECREKWEGFPKVNILLRDAIEKLFPDAIRMRSEDIQQNNDVVQSLAAFQKYGNDKILSAPNTGRVNQQRGGGFFSGVLTALTGVAVVLLVYHWSSRESEHDLLVHKTVATWTAEEVVLWLEQLGPWASLYRDRFLSERVNGRLLLTLTEEEFSRAPYTIENSSHRRAILMELERVKALGVKPPQNLWEYKAVNPGRSLFLLYALKSSPRLCLLYLYLFDYTDTFLPFIHTICPLQEDSSGEDIITKLLDLREPTWKQWREFLVKYSFLPYQLIAEFAWDWLEVHYWTSRFLIVNAMLLSVLELFSFWRTWSRSELKTVPQRMWSHFWKVSTQGLFVAMFWPLIPQFVCNCLFYWALYFNPIINIDHVVKEVRRLETQVL; from the exons ATGGAAGAGTCTCCGCAGAATGATCTGAACATGACAAGCCTTGAGGAAGAGGACCCTCTCCAGAGCAGCAGCCCTCGGATTTCTGTTAGGGAATTTTCCTGCCACTGCTGTTACGACATCCTGGTTAACCCAACCACCTTGAACTGTGGGCACAGCTTCTGCCGGCACTGCCTAGCTCTGTGGTGGGCCTCTTCGAAGAAAACAGAGTGTCCAGAATGCAGAGAAAAATGGGAAGGTTTCCCCAAAGTCAATATTCTCCTCAG ggATGCCATTGAAAAATTATTTCCTGATGCAATTAGAATGCGATCTGAAGACATTCAGCAGAATAATGATGTAGTCCAGAGTCTCGCAGCCTTTCAGAAGTATGGGAATGATAAGATTCTTTCAGCTCCCAACACTGGCCGAGTGAAtcagcagaggggagggggattCTTTTCCGGAGTGCTCACAGCTTTAACTGGTGTGGCA GTGGTCCTGCTGGTGTATCACTGGAGCAGCAGGGAATCTGAGCACGACCTCCTGGTGCACAAGACTGTGGCCACATGGACAGCAGAAGAAGTTGTCCTCtggctggagcagctgggcccttggGCCTCTCTCTACAGAGACAGGTTTTTATCTGAAAGAGTAAATGGAAG GTTGCTTTTAACTTTGACAGAGGAAGAATTTTCCAGGGCACCATATACCATAGAAAACAGCAGCCACCGAAGAGCCATCCTCATGGAACTGGAGCGAGTCAAAGCACTGGGTGTGAAGCCCCCGCAAAACCTCTGGGAATACAAG GCCGTGAACCCGGGCAGGTCCCTGTTCCTGCTGTACGCCCTCAAGAGCTCCCCGAGACTCTGTCTGCTGTACCTCTACCTGTTTGACTACACAGACACCTTCCTGCCCTTCATCCATACCATCTGCCCTCTGCAAGAAGACAGCTCCGGGGAGGACATCATCACCAAGCTTCTG GATCTTAGAGAGCCCACATGGAAGCAGTGGAGAGAATTCCTTGTCAAGTACTCCTTCCTTCCATACCAGCTGATTGCTGAATTTGCTTGGGACTGGCTAGAGGTCCATTACTGGACGTCACGGTTTCTCATCGTCAATGCCATGTTACTCTCAGTTCTGGAATTATTCTCCTTTTGGAGGACCTGGTCAAGAAGTGAACTGAA gACTGTGCCTCAGAGGATGTGGAGCCACTTTTGGAAAGTATCAACACAGGGGCTTTTTGTGGCCATGTTCTGGCCCCTCATCCCTCAATTTGTTTGCAACTGTCTGTTTTACTGGGCCCTGTACTTTAACCCAATTATTAACATTGATCACGTGGTTAAGGAGGTCCGACGGCTGGAAACCCAGGTGTTGTGA
- the PLA2G10 gene encoding group 10 secretory phospholipase A2, translated as MAYMNYGCFCGLGGHGQPRDAIDWCCHSHDCCYKRAEVAGCSPKMERYSWQCVNQHILCGPVEDKCQELMCKCDQEIAYCLAKTEYNLKYLLYPRFLCGKDSPKCD; from the exons ATGGCCTACATGAACTACGGCTGCTTTTGTGGCCTGGGTGGCCATGGCCAGCCCAGGGATGCCATTGACTG GTGCTGTCATTCCCACGACTGCTGCTACAAACGTGCCGAGGTTGCTGGCTGCAGTCCCAAGATGGAGCGCTATTCCTGGCAGTGTGTCAATCAGCACATCCTGTGTG GACCAGTGGAGGACAAATGCCAAGAACTCATGTGCAAGTGTGACCAGGAGATTGCTTACTGTTTAGCCAAAACTGAGTACAACTTAAAGTACCTCCTTTACCCCCGTTTCTTGTGTGGGAAGGATTCGCCCAAGTGTGACTGA